The Longimicrobiales bacterium DNA window GCTGCACGTTCACCTTGCCGTCGCCCTTGCCGTTCAGGCGGCTGATGATGGCGTCGCGCTCCTCCTCCGTGTACGCGTAGTGCTCTTCCTTGCCCTTCGCGACGCGGTAGAGCGGCGGCTGCGCGATGAAGACCATGCCCTCGTCGACGAGTCCCCGCATGTGGCGGTAGAAGAACGTGAGCAGCAGCGTCCGGATGTGCGCGCCGTCGACGTCGGCGTCGGTCATGATGATGATCTTGCCGTAGCGCGCGTTCTTGGTGCTGAACTCGTCCTCGCCGATGCCGGTGCCGACCGCCGCGATGATCGTGCGGATCTCCTCGTTGGAGAGCACCTTGTCCAGGCGTGACTTCTCGACGTTCAGGATCTTGCCACGCAGGGGCAGGATCGCCTGGAAGTTGCGGTCGCGGCCCTGCTTCGCGGTGCCGCCCGCACTGTCGCCCTCGACCAGGTAGATCTCACAGAGCTGCGGGTCGGTGATCGAGCAGTCCGCCAGCTTGCCCGGCAGGACCATCCCGTCGATCGCGTTCTTGCGACGCACCAGCTCGCGCGCCTTGCGTGCGGCGATGCGTGCACGTGCGGCCTGCAGCGCCTTGTCGACGATCGCCTTGGCGACCGATGGATGCTCCTCCAGGAAGCTGGAGAGCCTGTCGTTCACGACCGACTCGACCGCGCCACGCACCTCGGAGTTGCCGAGCTTGGTCTTGGTCTGCCCCTCGAACTGAGGCTCCCTGACCTTGACGCTCAGCACGCACGTCAGCCCCTCGCGCAGGTCCTCGCCCGACAGCGAGTCGAGCTCCTTCTTGAGCAGGTTGTTCTTGCGCGCGTAGTCGTTGATCGTGCGCGTCAGCGCCGCCTTGAAGCCCGTGAGGTGCGTGCCGCCCTCGTGCGTGTTGATGTTGTTGACGAAGGTGAACGTGTTCTCGTTGTAGCCGTCGTCGTACTGCAGTGCGAGCTCGATCTCGGCCTCGTCGCGCGATGCCTCGATGAAGACTGGCTTCGGGTGGAGCGGCTTGCGCGAGCCACGCAGGAACTGGACGAACTCGATGATCCCGCCCTCGTAGTGGTACTCCTCGCGCTTCGGCCCCTTGTCGTTGAGGTCGCGCTCATCGGTGATGATGATGCGCAGCCCCTTGTTCAGGAACGCGAGCTCACGCAGCCGGTTGGCCAGGGTGTCGAACGCGTAGTTGAGCTCCGAAAAGATCTCGGGATCAGGCTTGAACGTGACGCGCGTACCGGTCGCCTTCGTCTTGCCGATGACCTCGAGCTCCGTGCTCTTGATGCCGCGCGCATACCGCTGGCGGTAGACCTTGCCGTCGCGCTGGATCTCGACCTCGAGATACTCGGAGAGCGCGTTCACCACGCTCACACCGACGCCGTGCAGCCCGCCGGAGACCTTGTAGCTCTCCTTGTCGAACTTGCCGCCCGCGTGCAGCACCGTCATCGCCAGCTCCACGCCCGGCAGCTTCTCCGTCGGATGGATGTCCACGGGGATGCCACGCCCATCATCGACGACGGTGATCGAGTTGTCGGGGTGGATCGAGACGTCGACCTGCGTGCAGTAGCCCGCGAGCGCCTCGTCGACGGAGTTGTCGACGACCTCGTAGACGAGGTGATGCAGCCCGCGTGGCCCGGTCGAGCCGATGTACATGCCCGGGCGCTTGCGGACCGCCTCGAGGCCCTTCAGTACCTGGATCTGCCCTGCGTTGTAGCTGTTCTTCGGCTCGCTCTTCGCCATGGTCCCTGGATCTTCTGATGGGAGGACTGCCAGACGTACCTGATACCCCCCTCACGCGCGCGGGTTCACGCGTGTGTGCGCGTACGCGTGCGCGCGCAACCCCTCCGCCCACCGCCGTCCAACCCGAAGTGCCCACCACCCACCTCGCACCACCCACCGCCCAGAACCCGCCGTTCAATCCGTTGCGGCCTTCCCATCGGCCGGCAGCGCCCAGGCAAACACGACCCCGAGGAATGTCAGCGGCACCGCGACCATGGATGCCGCCAGCACCCCGATCTGGTCCGCCAGCACCCCGATCCCGAGCACCGCGATGGAGCCCGCCGCCCAGGCCGCGCCCATGGCGATGCCTGAGCCCAGCGACTCGCCGCGCGGCACCAGCTCCTGGGCGATCAGGACGAGCGGCGGCAGCAGTGCCATGTTGAGGAAGCCGGCAGCCAGGGTGCAGAGCATGGCGGCAACGCTCCCTGCCGGCAGCATGAACGCCAGCGCATGGGCCGGCAGCGACAGCGCACTCAGCCAGAGGAGCAGCCGGCGCCGGTCCACGCGGTCCGCCAGCATGCCACCGCTCAGGCTGCCGATTGCCTGGGCGGCGAGGTAGATGCTGAGCGCGGTCGCGCCCGCCTGCTCCGAGCCACCGGCCTCGGCGACGAGGATCGGCTTCATGGTCAGGTAGACCCGCTGAATGAAGGCGGACACGGCGCTGATGCCGAACACGAGCGCGAGCGGCCCGCGCAGCACGCGTCGCAGGCTGACGGACTGCTCCGCGTGGCGGGCCTGTCGCCGCTCGTGGGCGCCGGAAGGCACGAGCATGAAGACCACCGGCAGGGCGAGCAGCATCGGGATCGCCGCATACGGCAGCGCCTCGAGCCCCCCGCGCGAGACGATCGCGACGGCGACCAGCGGCCCGAGCGCGTAGCCGAGTGCACCGGAAAAGGAGAAGAAGGAGTAGCGGGCTCCGCGCGAGCTGCCCCTGCCGCTGGAGGCGGCGATCACCGCACCGGGCGGATGAAACGCCGCACTGCCGAGTCCGGCGAGCGCCAGGAACACGGCCAGTACGATGAAGGAGGGCGCCACGCCGATCAGTGACATGAAGATCGCGGACATGGCAGGCCCGATCACGACGAACGCCCGTCTGCCGTAGCGGTCGGCAAGGTGCCCGACGGCGGGCTGCACGAGGGAGCCGCCCAGCGACAGCGTCATCGCGAGGGTCGCGGCCAGCGCGACGTTCAGGCCCAGCCTGTCCATGATGCGTGGCAGCAGCGGGTGCAGGAACCCCGAGTACAGGTCGTTCATGCCATGCGTGACCGCTACTGCGATCGCCGCCGCTGTCGTCCCCCGTGCTGCCAGCCGTGTTGCGTCTTCTGTCCCTGTATCGCTGCTGCTGCTCACCCGCTCCATCGATGCGGCTGCGCGCTCTTCGTCTGCCGTCCTGCTCACTCGTTCTTCCCGGTCGTGCTGTCACTCATCACGAAGCGGATCTTCTCGATGCGTCCGCGCTCGCGGCCTTCATTGAGACGCCGGAGTATCTCCCTCTCCATCAGTCGCAGCTCCATCATCCACGCGCTGGAGCGCACCGCAACGAGCAGTGTGCCGCGCGATACGCGCAGCGGTGTGGTGACGGCTGCAATGCGGGGTCCGACGCGCTCCGCCCATTCAGGAACGATGCCCGCTTCCTCGAGCCGCTCACCGACCTTCGACTCCTCGAGGAACTTGCGGAGCGCATCACCCAGCCTGACCGGCTTGTCGCTCATGCGACGTCCTCCTGCTGCTGCCCGCGCGCGCGGCTCATGTCATTACGCGTCCGCCCGCGATCTGCCAGGCGGCCAGGGAGGAGACGAATTCCGTGCCGCGCGCGCCCAGGTTCACGTCCGATGCCTTGGGCGCGGTCAGGATCACCTGCCCGTGCTCGGCGCCTTCCAGCAGCTCGAGGATACGGCGCGAACGGCCGGGATCCAGCTCCGCGAAGACGTCGTCCAGCAGGATGATCGGCATTCGTCCGTGTGCCGCGCGCAGTGACTCGGTCTCCACCAGCCGCAGCGCGATGACGCCCGTTCTGACCTGGCCGCCGGAGCCGAAGTTTCGCAGATCGACCAGCCCGTTGGCAGTGGCCAGCAGGATCGCGAGATCGTCACGGTGCGGGCCGACGAGTGTCATGCCGCGTTCACGCTCACGCCCTGCGACGCGCGCGAGCTCCGCCTCGAGCGCAGAGCGCAGCGTCGCCTCTTCGCCTGCGGTCGATGCATCGATCCGGCCACCGGGCGCGTAGCGCATCTCGGCACGCAATCCGTCACTGATCGCAGCGTAGCGTTCTGCGAAGTGGGGCGCGTACGCGTCCACCCAGCGGGCACGTGCGGCCATGACGCGTGCGGCGGGCGACAGCAGCGGCTCGGTCCAGGCCTCCAGCAGCGCTGCGGGCGCACCCTGTCGCAGCATGGTGTTGCGCTGCCGCAGTGCCTGGCGGTAGCGCTGCAGTGCCTGCAGGTACCCGGGCTCGTGCAGGGACAGGACAATGTCGAGGTAACGGCGTCGCTCGCCGGGCGAGCCCGCGACGATCGACACGTCCGACGGGGAAAAGATGACGGCACCGACGTGACCGATCGCTTCGCTCAGCCGCTCCGTCTCGCCGCCATTCACGGTGACGCGCTTGCGACGCCCCTTCGCCTCGTACGCGGCAGTGACTTCCACGCCCGTGCCGCTGCCCGTGTCCTCGAAGCGGCCGCGCAGATGAAACGCGGCGGCGTCGAAGCGCACGAGCTGTTCATCGGGTGCG harbors:
- the recF gene encoding DNA replication and repair protein RecF (All proteins in this family for which functions are known are DNA-binding proteins that assist the filamentation of RecA onto DNA for the initiation of recombination or recombinational repair.), which encodes MAAASSICRELRLRDYRNFTELELQFPAAGAAIIGENGAGKTNLLEAIYYLEIFRSFRGAPDEQLVRFDAAAFHLRGRFEDTGSGTGVEVTAAYEAKGRRKRVTVNGGETERLSEAIGHVGAVIFSPSDVSIVAGSPGERRRYLDIVLSLHEPGYLQALQRYRQALRQRNTMLRQGAPAALLEAWTEPLLSPAARVMAARARWVDAYAPHFAERYAAISDGLRAEMRYAPGGRIDASTAGEEATLRSALEAELARVAGRERERGMTLVGPHRDDLAILLATANGLVDLRNFGSGGQVRTGVIALRLVETESLRAAHGRMPIILLDDVFAELDPGRSRRILELLEGAEHGQVILTAPKASDVNLGARGTEFVSSLAAWQIAGGRVMT
- the gyrB gene encoding DNA topoisomerase (ATP-hydrolyzing) subunit B; this translates as MAKSEPKNSYNAGQIQVLKGLEAVRKRPGMYIGSTGPRGLHHLVYEVVDNSVDEALAGYCTQVDVSIHPDNSITVVDDGRGIPVDIHPTEKLPGVELAMTVLHAGGKFDKESYKVSGGLHGVGVSVVNALSEYLEVEIQRDGKVYRQRYARGIKSTELEVIGKTKATGTRVTFKPDPEIFSELNYAFDTLANRLRELAFLNKGLRIIITDERDLNDKGPKREEYHYEGGIIEFVQFLRGSRKPLHPKPVFIEASRDEAEIELALQYDDGYNENTFTFVNNINTHEGGTHLTGFKAALTRTINDYARKNNLLKKELDSLSGEDLREGLTCVLSVKVREPQFEGQTKTKLGNSEVRGAVESVVNDRLSSFLEEHPSVAKAIVDKALQAARARIAARKARELVRRKNAIDGMVLPGKLADCSITDPQLCEIYLVEGDSAGGTAKQGRDRNFQAILPLRGKILNVEKSRLDKVLSNEEIRTIIAAVGTGIGEDEFSTKNARYGKIIIMTDADVDGAHIRTLLLTFFYRHMRGLVDEGMVFIAQPPLYRVAKGKEEHYAYTEEERDAIISRLNGKGDGKVNVQRYKGLGEMNAEQLWNTTMDPERRTILKVTMEDAVEADQIFSTLMGDDVEPRRRFIEENAKFVKNLDV
- a CDS encoding MFS transporter → MSRTADEERAAASMERVSSSSDTGTEDATRLAARGTTAAAIAVAVTHGMNDLYSGFLHPLLPRIMDRLGLNVALAATLAMTLSLGGSLVQPAVGHLADRYGRRAFVVIGPAMSAIFMSLIGVAPSFIVLAVFLALAGLGSAAFHPPGAVIAASSGRGSSRGARYSFFSFSGALGYALGPLVAVAIVSRGGLEALPYAAIPMLLALPVVFMLVPSGAHERRQARHAEQSVSLRRVLRGPLALVFGISAVSAFIQRVYLTMKPILVAEAGGSEQAGATALSIYLAAQAIGSLSGGMLADRVDRRRLLLWLSALSLPAHALAFMLPAGSVAAMLCTLAAGFLNMALLPPLVLIAQELVPRGESLGSGIAMGAAWAAGSIAVLGIGVLADQIGVLAASMVAVPLTFLGVVFAWALPADGKAATD
- a CDS encoding DUF721 domain-containing protein, whose translation is MSDKPVRLGDALRKFLEESKVGERLEEAGIVPEWAERVGPRIAAVTTPLRVSRGTLLVAVRSSAWMMELRLMEREILRRLNEGRERGRIEKIRFVMSDSTTGKNE